The genomic stretch CACCAAACACGCCACAAAGATTGCTTCTGTCACATCAGTTGTTGTGTCCCCCGAGTCGTCTTGGCCCCCACCACCTCCACTAATGGCACAAGCGGATCCGGGGCCGGATCAGCTTGATTTCCCTCTCCCACCTCCCCCAATGTTTGGTGAGGTGGGGATAGTTCTACCTGTTCAGGTGCCACCAGAGAGATCCATTCCTGGTGGTGTCTCCTCTTGTACAACCACGTCTGTTACATCAGTGGTGAAAACAGAATGTGTTAGGGTGGCCACAGAGGCTGATCCAGAGAAGCCCAGTACATCCCAGGAGATCGTACCTCCACCGCTGAGTATCCCACCTCCCCCATCATATACGGCTCCCCCTCCACCAGTTAAAGCAGTCTCCCCTCCTATGACTAAAAAGGTCTCTCCTCCACCGCCACCTAAAGAGGTTTCTCCTGTGAGGCCCAAAGAGTCCTCTCTTCCTCTGGTTCAAGAGAGCCCCCCTCCAAATGGTAATTACGTCTCCGTCACACTGGTTACGGAGGTACCTCCTGCACCAGTTAAAGAGGTCTCCCCTCCACTGGTTATCAAGGTCTCCCCTCTGCCTCCTAAAGAGGTCTGCACTCTGTCCACTGAGGAGATTTCTCCTCTATCTCCTCAAGAGAGTGCCTGTCAATCTTCTGAAGAGGCGACACCCGTTATCAAGCTCACTCCACCACAAAGTATTCCACCGCCACCACCACCCCTACCGTCACAACCCAAGTCATCAGAGCAGGAGATTGATCTTCCACAAGAGAGTATCCCATCCAAATCTGAATCTAACCTAGTTTCATCCAACAGTATTCTCACTCCCCCTCAGAGTATTCCCCCTCCGCCTCCCATACAGTTTCTCAACCAACCTCAGGTTGTACTCCCAAACACTGATGGCCCAGCAACCCAGGAGCCTTCCCCTTCACCACCATCTGAAGTCTCTATCCCACTAGCTTTTGAAAACTCTCCTTCACCAGAAAAGGCTCAAGAACCGGCTCCTTCTCCACCTGTAAACATTCCTTTACCTCCACCTTTACCTGGGCAGGGTCTTGTCAATATTAAGGACCAGCACAGTCCTGCAAGCACAGAAAACCAAACCGCGGAGCTGACCTCTGCCCCTGTTGTACAGGAGGGACCCACTCCTATTGCTCACCCCTTTCCTTTCTGCAGAAGGTCAAGCTGCGGCCAGTCAACAGCAGCCCGCGACTCCTAAAGCTCGAGCTGCCAGAGGCTGAGGTCACCATGAGGATGCAGGAGCCCAGCAATCTTGGCCAAACCTCATCTGCCAGTGGTGAAGCTCCTCAGAAGCCCATCAGAAGGTCTCTGATCATCGTCTCTAACACACCCATCAATGCACCACCCAACTCTCCACCACCCACCTCTCCAACTGCCATAGTTACTGCACAACCAGCTTTGCCCAAGTCCCAGTCTCTATTGGTTCTACCTGTATCTTCATCCACAGTCGCCTCCCCTACAAAAAAGGCTCCTCCTGCCATGACCTCCTCTCCTTCCATGAACCTACAGGAGGCCATCCGCCTGAGAACAGCAGCCAGATCAAACGCCGGCCCTGGATCTCGCCTCAGCTTGAACTCACCGACCTCACCAATAGACCTCCGCAAGTCCCCCTCCAGCACAGCAAGCTTTATCTTCTCCAAGAGCAACAAGAAGGTGGTGATTGAGACTAAGTCGCCACTGGAGACCATGGCAAACCGTAACAGAAGGAGGTGAGTGAAGCGGAGTCGGTGAAGCAGGGAGTCAAGGTGCCACCACCTGTTGCAAGGAAACCCAAAGCGAAGGGCAAAGAGAATGAGACCAGTGAAGAGACAGAGCAAACTGCAGGACAGGAAGCACTGCAAGAGAGTATCGAGGGTAAGAGAGATTGATCATTATAAATAAAAACGCATAAGGAAACGATgaacaagactaagagtctatACAGCAACGcttagcagctctgtgaggctgaacTTCGGCACAGCAAATCCTTTGAGCTAAGcactaatgtcagcatgctacaATGCTCAAAATGACAGTGCCAACGTGTTGGCATTCACGTCATATCATTTAACTGAACCATAATTATGAGCAACCAAGTGAGAAAAACAGTTCACGTCAACTCCCAAATTGTAATCTAAATCAGAGATAATCTAAATAAATGACGATATTAATACTTATGGAATCAGCTAATTTAGAAAAACTTGCACAGTTTGTACTGGGTTTCAACACTACAAAAATAGCTAATTGGGGCTATTTCAATGAAGTGACAACAAGGTTAACAGTGGTGTTATCTATTGTGGGTTTATGTAGTGGGATTAACGCGTGGTTTTCAATTCAGCAGTCAAGAACAGACTACAGAAAATCCTCTCCGAGGTCAGGCCTACCTACCAGCATTTCTCCAATGTCTCCACTGAGTTCCCAAAGGCCTTACCCTCCTCTGACCCCTCGACCCTGATATTGCATGAATGCAGCTTTAGCATGTTTAATGTTCAGCATCTTAGCTTGGTAGCATGCCAATGTTATGGAAAATAAATTTGCACTAAATAAAAAGTACCTTATAAACCAAAGTACAAGACAAATTAAAGGGAGATTACAATTCATTCTGAAGGAAACATTAATGCAAAATGCcatgacaatccatccaatagttgttgagatatttcagtttgcAACAAAGTGTTGGACCAACTAATCTAgattgccatccctagagccatgcggctagcatggctaaaaatctgttttcattttattgtacAACTCTTCTGCACTCCTTTAAACTAATGCTGCCTATATTCTCCAACCTCAGATGCTGCAGAGATAACAAATGGGACAGCAGGTACTGTTGAAGGAGGTATGACATGATTGTAAAGACTGAAGGAGACCTGGGAAGGACTTACCAATAACACTGAATTTGCTGCAAGTTGGTCTTTGTGTTTGAAAGAAAAACTGGATTTGGATAGATGAGATGCTTATTTCAAAGATTTTAAAGAAAATCCTTTGACTTTGATGTTAATGGTGTGGGTCTTAATTTTCTCACGTACTAATTTTGCATTTTACTAAGAGTGAATAAAgcatattttcttttgcagagGGACTTCTGAGCTTTACCTTTGCAAGAGAGGGAATATACCACCCTCTAGTGTCAAACATTGATTGTACCACTTATGTCCTGCTGAATCAGAGCTTTAGTCAGTACTCATAACAATGGGACTTTGGGGGCGCTCATCTGTAAATATAGCAAGattttgtacattttaacatcagtaATGATGGATCTATGCTCTGTTCTGTATTTTCTCTAAAAGTTTCCACacaaattgttaaaaaatatgaattaagTTATTTTTCCTGTTTTCATGTTCAGAGGGTCTCTACATACAGAATGTCTTCTTTGTAATGTTGTTGCACCATCAAATTTCTTAATAAATCAAGTTTGTCTGTATAGCTAGTTTCCAAATTTGTTCTAAAAAAATCTCcacgttttttttaattcaaagcTCTGTGCATAACGATTAATGTCAAAGCAACAGTGAGCAGACACCGTAAAGCAATACTAGtcattttctgctgcttttagttACTGATAATGGAGGAATTGCCTTTCCTCAGTTATTGCTCAAACAGTGGGATCTTTGTGTTGAACTATAATAGATTTCAAACTGGTATCATACactgtaataaatcatttataATGGAAAATAAAGATGTATGACAGATCAAATTGTCACATTGATTGAGGAGCATACTTTTTCTAATTGTCCTGTTAGTCTGATGTTCAGTTACTGTCCAGCCTCCTAAGTAGGATTTGTCaagaaccggttccaacttggaaAAATTTCCAAATCGATTCCAATGGGAGTTTTTCATTGGAATCATCTGGAAAATTGAGTTTGGAATCCAATCACTTCCAAAATTGAACACgtacaagttttggtttccgtagcagacACTGTCCCTCTAGGTgcttgtgttgcagccatggtgcacaaaatgaaatgtcttatctgtgaaataagcatgtcaCCAGTTTCAACTCTTCTCCCCCCCAAATAATCAAGAATCTGAATTGAAATCAGAATTGTTACAATCAAAAACATGCCGAACCCTTTCTTGAAACTCAATGCTGTACATTACTGATGTGATATTTCttatgtttgacatttttaatacattGCTTAATGGATATGTCAACTACTGGCATTCATAATGTTGAAGATCAATAAAAATCTTCAAATCTAGTTACaattaaaaaagtttaaaacaaaattGACCATTTTAAGTCATGACAAAAGACTCAACTGcatgttcatgtttttattgaaataagtCATAAGTTCTGTTACGGAGCGTTCCAGTCTTTGAGCTGAGTACCGAACCATTCATTAAACTAAAGCTACCTCCATGTGAAATACCAGGTCCTCTCACTATCGTCTCTGAAATCTGCCAGACCGTCAGTCTTCCACTCCACCTCAGAGGAGGTCATCCCATCATCCTCTTCACCTCCATCTGTAGGCTTCCAGTTTTCTTCCCTGCCTTCAGAAACCAGCGGCTCTACCTCTCTACTCCCTCTCCAGCGATTCAACACTTTGCCTTCCTTCTGATTCAAAGGGATCTCATCTTCTCCTCCAAATCCCTCCATCTCCCCCTCCACTACATACCCTGACCCATCCTCTTGGAACTGATTTGAATCCTTCACTTCACAGTCTTCCTCCCCTAAGATCCTCCTAAGGCCCAACTCCTCTAAATCCGGTTCTGTCGTCACTCCAGAGACAACCCCACTTTCCTCTTCAAGCTGCTCCTCATCCTCATCTTGCACTTCGTCATACTTTACTACGTCGGCGCTTTTCCACGGGGTCTCGCCTTTGTTCATGCTGACAGGAAGGAAAGCATCTTTTGCATACAGCTGATCAGAGACCAACAATGACGCACTGCTGGCAGAGCCTTGAAAAAAGTAGAGATGTAGCCATTTTTAATAGTCACAAGAAAATCTATAGTTGCTTTGATAGTTTTATAGTTGAGCACAAAAGAATTGTCAGCTAGAGATATGACACTTGCAGTGCAAGTTAAACCACCACAACAATCCAATATATCCGAGAGGGATGGTGCATACATCTCCTTGAAATCTAATAAAAGGCttaaagaaaaagataaaagcCACATACCTTCCATCATGGCCCTCTGGGGTTTAGAGGTCACACATTGTGAATCACAGCATTCACATATGGAGTCATCACCAGAGAGGGCCTTCCACCTATCATGGCAAATACACAAAAATGCGCTTAATCCACAGGGAAACCTCCGAAAGAAAAAGCCACCTATAAACCTGGAATGGTAATTTAGTTCATGGTGTCAACACTCACCCGTTCCCTATGTAGGTGCATGATTTGTATGCAGGACCCGCATCCTCAGGTGTGACAAACAAACTGCAGTGAATACTGATCTACAAATGGAAACTGGGTTAAGCTACAGTTAAAATCCGTGAATCCTGAGAATTTGACCCCATGCTCACCTCCGGATAAGGGTCAGAAGTAAACTGGAAAGCCTTTAGGGAGAATCTTAGGGAATTGTCTGTCCGAGAGATGAACTGAGAGGCCCCTGGGTTGCTCTTGCTGTCCAGCAAACAGCTGCGGATGACAACATGACAAAATGTTAAATTGCAAATCAGGACACCAAGGGTGAGATTAAAATATTACTGTGCATAATACTCACCCAAAATTGTCAATGATGGTGTATTTGAGTATATAGGCTTTAGAGCCACTGGATGGTGTAGCATGGCAGGTATTGATGTACAGCTTTCCACCATTTGAGAGATTAGGAGCAGAGACCTCGAAATTAATAGTCTCTCCCAGCTGGTACACCGGAGACTCGGCAGGTGTGCTCCATGAATCTAAGCATCAAATAGACCAGTttataaaacagacaaaaacattgcACTGGAAAGAAGCAGCTCTTAGTCACTACAATCCACAGTTGTTGAAACATACCATCCATCAACGCTATCTGGAAGTCAGTTGGACTTCCTTTCAGCATTTTACGCACAACGGCAGTTTCCCAGGTGGGCCGCACAATCCGACGATGCACATGGTTGCTCCTGGACAGGTTTTGGAGATtgttaaaaacacacatacgcgcacgcacgcacgcacacacacacgcacaactaACCTTTGATAACGGCATTCAATGTCGACAGTCATCCTTGGAAAACGCTCTCGCGAAGGCTCATAATGGAGCTCGTATTTGTAGAGCAGATACCCGTGGGACGACTGTCACAGAGAGGATCAGATATTATGATTTTAACATTAGGATTAAGAGTCTGAAAACGAATGACAAATCTTACCTCACGCACGGCATCACACGCTGTCAGGGGATACGTGAAAAGCAGGTCACTGTATGGTCTGAGAACCCCGTTGCTTTTGCAGGAGCTGCCTAATTTCAGCTCCTCTGTCTCTGCGCCCAGACCGTAGAAAGCTGGTTTGACCCGCACGACAACGTCAGACGCGGAGCAGGTTACAGAAACGTCTGGGAGGTAAGCGGAGTCCGACAGGATCTCTGCCTTGGGCTCCCCTGGACGCATGGGTCGAGGGGTCAGAGGAGGGTAAGGCCTTTGGGAACTCAGTGGAGACATTGGAGAAATGCTGGTAGGTAGGCCTGACCTCGGAGAGGATTTTCTGTAGTCTGTTCTTGACTGCTGAATTGATTGGGAGTTTGGAGTACCCGGTTTggaaactttttttcttctggtaAATGCAGATTCATGAGTGCCTATTGCACAGCTGAGGCAAAGTGATAAAACACTGCACAAAATATAGAGACGCCACATTTTCATCGCAAAAGACTGCTGTCCTTCTACCTTTCCCTTTCAATCTGCACGTGAAACCAGCACTCGGGCACAGCTGGAGCTAATTAGTGGCGACTCGGACGAATTGGCAGCCGGTTGGTGAACAGGCGAAGTTAAGCTTGGTTCAGTCTTCCAATGGAAGCAGTGGCAGGTTTCTTTGGTTGCACGTTATTAAatagtcttcttcttcttctttagttaaTTGGCGGGGTACAAACTAACGTCTAAAGGTGCATGCCGCCACCTACATAGGGGAGAGCCGTTgaaacactttttaattaaacgtAATTTACAAAGCGATCGTATCGCACTGAAAGCTAATATTTTGTCACTAGCAACCTACACCTGTCATCTGTCAAATACAGTTGCATTTTCAGCTTTGAATAAAACTGTTGAGGAATTATTACAGCAAAAGTGGTGCGTAATGTTCCATTCGTCGCTTCTGGTCAGGACGATTTAAACAGCGTGGGGGGACGAATTAAACATATAGTTTAAGCCATATCAACTTCCCACAACTTCAATATTTTACTACATATCATGAATGGTAATCCCAAAAGGTGTTATTTTAGCTAGATTGTTGCTGGGCTATACGTCTTCGTGAATGTCTGTTAACAACTAATTACCGTCATCGCGGTTATTGAAATACCATGCACTGTGGATGAttctgccatttttatagcTAGAACAGTAAGTTTTCCCATTTTTATCATGTTTCTATTGTGGAAAATGCCGTTTCACTATGTTTTTACGTGGGTTAGGCCACTGCACATCCAAATAAGTGCTCTTACGACCCACAGCCCGT from Perca fluviatilis chromosome 20, GENO_Pfluv_1.0, whole genome shotgun sequence encodes the following:
- the LOC120548820 gene encoding zona pellucida sperm-binding protein 3-like, giving the protein MKMWRLYILCSVLSLCLSCAIGTHESAFTRRKKVSKPGTPNSQSIQQSRTDYRKSSPRSGLPTSISPMSPLSSQRPYPPLTPRPMRPGEPKAEILSDSAYLPDVSVTCSASDVVVRVKPAFYGLGAETEELKLGSSCKSNGVLRPYSDLLFTYPLTACDAVRESSHGYLLYKYELHYEPSRERFPRMTVDIECRYQRSNHVHRRIVRPTWETAVVRKMLKGSPTDFQIALMDDSWSTPAESPVYQLGETINFEVSAPNLSNGGKLYINTCHATPSSGSKAYILKYTIIDNFGCLLDSKSNPGASQFISRTDNSLRFSLKAFQFTSDPYPEISIHCSLFVTPEDAGPAYKSCTYIGNGWKALSGDDSICECCDSQCVTSKPQRAMMEGSASSASLLVSDQLYAKDAFLPVSMNKGETPWKSADVVKYDEVQDEDEEQLEEESGVVSGVTTEPDLEELGLRRILGEEDCEVKDSNQFQEDGSGYVVEGEMEGFGGEDEIPLNQKEGKVLNRWRGSREVEPLVSEGREENWKPTDGGEEDDGMTSSEVEWKTDGLADFRDDSERTWYFTWR